One part of the Quercus lobata isolate SW786 chromosome 7, ValleyOak3.0 Primary Assembly, whole genome shotgun sequence genome encodes these proteins:
- the LOC115951803 gene encoding uncharacterized protein LOC115951803 has translation MNFQTKKHSLELQGPRPAPLKVSENSSKIKKSNRRRSPVIIYLQSPKVIHVRPEEFMGIVQQLTGNNNQAAPSRVAATAAASASTSQYNSYTSTSSVMVDAHDQNMGMGMGISSAAQQTFEYSTGVLNYGAADPGFGIPTTSSNFAEYPSFYMNLDHC, from the coding sequence ATGaacttccaaacaaaaaaacattcatTGGAGTTGCAGGGTCCAAGGCCTGCACCTCTTAAAGTGAGCGAAAACTCCTCAAAGATCAAGAAGTCGAATCGAAGACGGTCTCCGGTTATAATATATCTCCAATCTCCTAAGGTTATTCACGTAAGACCTGAGGAGTTTATGGGAATAGTTCAACAACTTACTGGGAATAACAATCAAGCTGCACCAAGTAGAGTTGCTGCTACTGCTGCTGCTTCggcttcaacttctcaatataATTCTTACACTTCTACCTCTAGTGTAATGGTGGATgctcatgatcaaaacatgggCATGGGCATGGGAATCTCAAGCGCAGCCCAACAGACATTTGAATATAGTACTGGGGTACTAAACTATGGTGCTGCTGATCCAGGTTTTGGAATACCTACTACTTCCTCCAACTTTGCTGAATATCCTAGCTTCTATATGAACCTAGATCATTGTTAA
- the LOC115952952 gene encoding calcium-dependent protein kinase 20 encodes MGNTCVGPSIGANGFLQTVTAAVWKTRPPEDRLPPPPPPPPTNSSEPVSVPEPEPKTAAAVADTPKAAEPPMRVQSTPPEPVKINNEPEPEPEPEPEKEKEKEKEKEKPVDKPAAAPAAPEMVPLVTAPALAPVVAPAADVREEEVPAKPKKPTHIKRVSSAGLQIDSVLGRKTENLKEKYTLGRKLGQGQFGITFLCLEKGTNDEFACKSIAKRKLTSEEDVEDVRREIQIMHHLAGHPNVIQILGAYEDAVAVHVVMELCAGGELFDRIIQKGHYTERKAAELARIIVGVVEACHSLGVMHRDLKPENFLFVNQDEDSPLKTIDFGLSVFFRPGETFTDVVGSPYYVAPEVLRKHYGPECDVWSAGVIIYILLSGVPPFWDETEQGIFEQVLKGELDFISEPWPSISESAKDLVRRMLVRDPKKRMTAHEALCHPWVKVDGAAPDKPLDSAVLTRLKQFSAMNKLKKIAIRVIAESLSEEEIAGLKEMFKTIDTDSSGQITLEELQNGLERVGANVKDVDIYGLMQSADFDNSGTIDYGEFVAAMLHLNKVQREDHLFAAFSYFDKDGSGYITADELQQACEQFGLEDVQLEDIMREVDQDNDGRIDYSEFVAMMQDTGFGKKGLQNSTSIGFREAFKH; translated from the exons ATGGGGAACACATGTGTAGGTCCAAGTATCGGTGCTAATGGATTCTTACAAACTGTTACTGCGGCGGTTTGGAAAACCCGGCCACCGGAAGACCgccttcctcctcctcctcctcctcctcccacCAATTCCTCCGAACCCGTATCCGTACCCGAACCCGAACCCAAAACCGCCGCCGCCGTTGCCGATACTCCGAAAGCTGCCGAGCCTCCAATGCGGGTTCAGAGCACGCCGCCCGAGCCGGTAAAAATCAACAAcgaacccgaacccgaacccgaacccgaacccgagaaggagaaggaaaaagaaaaagaaaaagaaaaaccggTTGATAAGCCTGCGGCGGCGCCGGCGGCTCCGGAGATGGTTCCGTTGGTGACTGCCCCGGCGTTGGCTCCGGTGGTGGCCCCTGCGGCTGACGTGAGGGAGGAGGAGGTGCCGGCGAAGCCGAAGAAGCCGACGCACATAAAGCGGGTGTCGAGTGCAGGACTGCAGATAGATTCCGTGTTGGGTAGGAAAACGgagaatttgaaggagaaatACACATTGGGGAGGAAGTTAGGACAGGGGCAGTTTGGGATTACTTTTTTGTGTTTAGAGAAAGGCACCAATGACGAGTTCGCTTGCAAATCCATTGCGAAGCGAAAATTGACTTCAGAGGAAGATGTTGAGGATGTTAGGAGAGAGATTCAGATAATGCATCACTTAGCTGGTCACCCCAACGTGATACAGATTCTGGGTGCTTATGAAGATGCTGTTGCTGTTCATGTTGTTATGGAGCTCTGCGCTGGCGGGGAGCTTTTCGATAGGATTATACAGAAGGGGCATTATACTGAGAGAAAGGCAGCTGAGCTTGCTAGGATAATTGTTGGGGTTGTTGAAGCTTGTCATTCTTTGGGTGTTATGCATAGAGACTTGAAGCCTGAGAATTTCCTGTTTGTCAATCAGGATGAGGATTCGCCACTTAAGACCATTGACTTTGGCCTGTCGGTTTTCTTTCGACCAG GTGAAACTTTCACTGATGTGGTTGGAAGCCCTTATTATGTGGCTCCAGAAGTGTTGCGGAAGCATTATGGTCCAGAATGTGATGTTTGGAGTGCTGGCGTGATCATTTACATCTTGCTAAGTGGTGTCCCTCCATTCTGGGATG AAACGGAGCAAGGAATATTTGAGCAAGTCCTAAAAGGAGAACTTGACTTTATATCAGAACCATGGCCTAGTATATCTGAAAGTGCGAAGGATCTAGTTCGAAGAATGCTTGTGAGAGATCCTAAGAAGCGGATGACAGCCCATGAAGCTCTAT GCCACCCCTGGGTTAAGGTTGATGGTGCTGCTCCTGATAAGCCTCTTGATTCTGCTGTTCTAACTCGCTTGAAGCAATTCTCTGCAATGAACAAGCTCAAGAAAATAGCCATCAGA gtcATTGCTGAAAGCCTGTCTGAAGAGGAAATCGCAGGCCTGAAAGAAATGTTCAAGACGATAGACACAGATAGCAGTGGACAGATCACCCTCGAGGAACTGCAAAACGGTTTGGAAAGAGTGGGGGCTAATGTCAAGGATGTTGATATTTATGGATTGATGCAATCG GCAGATTTTGACAACAGTGGTACCATAGACTATGGAGAGTTTGTAGCAGCTATGCTCCATCTAAACAAGGTCCAGAGGGAGGATCATTTGTTTGCAGCCTTCTCATACTTTGACAAAGATGGGAGTGGATACATCACTGCAGATGAACTCCAACAGGCCTGTGAGCAGTTTGGCTTGGAAGATGTTCAACTAGAAGATATAATGCGTGAAGTTGACCAGGATAAT GATGGGCGTATTGATTATAGTGAGTTCGTCGCTATGATGCAAGACACTGGTTTTGGCAAGAAGGGATTACAGAATAGTACGAGTATTGGATTCAGGGAAGCCTTTAAACATTAA